A single region of the Silene latifolia isolate original U9 population chromosome 8, ASM4854445v1, whole genome shotgun sequence genome encodes:
- the LOC141595112 gene encoding uncharacterized protein LOC141595112 translates to MACVTSPYYSLLINGEVHGFFPGKCGLRQGDPLSPYLLVSCMEVLSMLLRRLLRAVNFSYHPKSVQLNLTHLVFADDLLVFTRGDLPSVKAVAHCLDHFNKLSGLHANPTKTDLYLGGVADNVSDLILEATGFSMGAFPFRWILAYALKGASLWDAKQTITNFWYWNNVLKMKDLLLGLSGSPDQAIQLLDNCTSQLRYNTDTMYDYIRTRRAPVTWATLVHGAGCHPKHSFTGMMVMNNGLPTVDKLITRGLFFINRCVLCEHSCEDLSHLFFDCDFSRQTLSVIAHWACLSLSSYSLAHIMQDSAFTRRTAKQQASLMVLIYYLWKEINDRIFKVTKSTTDTLCVVIKKVVTLHLYGARLS, encoded by the exons ATGGCTTGTGTTACTTCTCCctattattctttacttattAATGGAGAGGTTCATGGTTTTTTCCCTGGGAAATGTGGGCTGAGACAAGGGGATCCTCTCTCCCCTTATCTCTTGGTCAGTTGCATGGAGGTGTTGTCAATGTTACTTAGAAGGCTTCTTAgggctgttaatttctcttatcacCCTAAATCTGTTCAACTGAACCTAACTCACCTTGTCTTTGCAGATGACTTGCTAGTTTTTACTCGTGGAGATTTGCCATCTGTTAAGGCAGTAGCACATTGCCTTGACCACTTCAATAAACTCTCTGGCCTCCATGCTAATCCTACTAAGACTGATCTCTATCTCGGTGGAGTTGCAGATAATGTCAGTGATCTTATTTTGGAAGCTACTGGATTCAGCATGGGTGCCTTTCCCTTCAG ATGGATCTTAGCCTATGCTTTGAAAGGGGCTAGTTTATGGGATGCTAAGCAAACTATCACTAACTTCTGGTATTGGAACAATGTACTTAAAATGAAAGACCTTCTTCTAGGACTTTCAGGCTCCCCTGATCAGGCTATCCAGCTGCTTGACAACTGCACATCCCAGTTGAGGTACAATACTGATACTATGTATGACTATATCAGAACTAGAAGGGCTCCGGTCACTTGGGCTACTCTGGTTCATGGAGCAGGATGCCATCCTAAGCATTCATTCACTGGTATGATGGTTATGAACAATGGCTTACCCACAGTGGATAAACTGATAACTCGAGGGCTATTTTTTATCAATAGATGTGTGCTTTGTGAGCATAGCTGTGAAGACCTCTCTCATTTGTTCTTTGATTGTGATTTTTCAAGGCAAACTTTATCTGTCATTGCTCACTGGGCTTGCCTATCGTTGAGCTCCTACTCTTTGGCTCACATCATGCAGGACAGTGCTTTCACCAGAAGAACTGCCAAGCAACAGGCTAGCTTGATGGTTCTAATCTACTATTTGTGGAAGGAAATAAACGATAGGATCTTCAAGGTTACTAAGTCTACCACGGATACTCTTTGTGTTGTAATTAAGAAAGTTGTAACTTTACATTTGTATGGTGCTCGACTTTCTTAG